The following coding sequences are from one Anolis sagrei isolate rAnoSag1 chromosome 6, rAnoSag1.mat, whole genome shotgun sequence window:
- the LOC132779559 gene encoding olfactory receptor 4D9-like translates to MDMNNFTSGVTKFVFVGISQNRELELFLFVFFLMVYMSTWLGNVTIIVTVIFDHHLHMPMYFFLANLAFLDISESSVTAPKLLQILFSMQKTISFHGCLTQMFFFHFIGGTVVFFLMVMAADRFLAITKPLQYTVIMKRNACLGFIVGAWLGGFVHSIVQLALIIQLPFCGPNILDNFYCDVPQVMKLACTDIYIVELLMVSNNGLVTTGTFIVLLISYSIILFKIRNHVSQGKHKALSTCAAQITVVSLHFIPCIFIYDRPFRKFRGDKAVSILYTVITPMLNPIIYTLRNTEMKNAIRRLVGKMLKISQKG, encoded by the coding sequence ATGGATATGAATAACTTCACAAGTGGAGTTACAAAATTTGTCTTTGTGGGGATCTCACAAAATCGAGAATTGGAACTTTtcctctttgttttcttcttgatGGTATACATGAGTACATGGTTAGGGAATGTCACCATCATCGTTACTGTAATATTTGATCATCACCTCCACATGCCTATGTATTTCTTTCTGGCCAACTTGGCTTTTTTAGATATTAGCGAATCCTCGGTTACTGCTCCTAAATTGCTGCAAATCCTCTTTTCAATGCAGAAGACCATCTCCTTTCATGGATGCTTGACACAGATGTTCTTTTTTCACTTTATAGGAGgcactgttgtttttttccttatgGTGATGGCAGCTGATCGGTTCTTGGCTATTACCAAACCTTTGCAATACACAGTCATCATGAAAAGAAATGCATGTCTAGGGTTCATTGTGGGTGCTTGGCTGGGTGGTTTTGTTCATTCCATTGTTCAGCTGGCATTGATAATACAGTTACCATTTTGTGGTCCCAACATATTGGATAATTTTTATTGTGATGTTCCACAGGTGATGAAGTTGGCCTGCACAGACATCTACATAGTTGAGCTCCTTATGGTATCCAACAATGGGCTTGTTACCACAGGAACATTCATTGTTTTACTAATTTCATACAGCATTATTTTGTTCAAGATTCGGAACCATGTCTCACAAGGAAAACATAAAGCTCTTTCAACATGTGCTGCCCAAATCACAGTAGTGAGTTTACACTTTATCCCATGCATCTTTATTTATGACCGTCCTTTTAGGAAATTTAGAGGAGATAAAGCAGTGTCCATTCTCTATACAGTTATCACACCAATGCTGAATCCCATCATCTACACATTGAGAAATACAGAGATGAAAAATGCTATTAGAAGGTTAGTGGGCAAAATGTTGAAGATTTCTCAGAAGGGATGA
- the LOC132779558 gene encoding olfactory receptor 14A16-like gives MKLNRTSVTEFILMEFSDDYGMQILYYVMFLFVYIIAIMGNLIILLAVALDNNLKTPMYFFLANLSLTDICFISTTVPKSIATFVANNRLISFAGCVAQVFLVITFTGSESTLLTIMAYDRYVAICKPLQYNVIMNRAVCIQMAAASWVSNLVHAALHTSMTFYLNFCGSNYIQQYFCNIPQLEKISCSDTRIHQILIFALGMILDSFIAGSIFVSYGYILSAVLRIPSAQGRYKAFSTCTPHLLVFSLFMVTAVFSYMRPKSLSSLTVDLVSAVLYTVLPPVLNPLIYSFRNKDIQGAIWRMQRKFKNLL, from the coding sequence ATGAAGCTGAATAGAACGTCTGTGACAGAATTCATTCTTATGGAATTTTCTGATGATTATGGAATGCAGATTTTGTAttatgtaatgtttctttttgtaTATATAATAGCCATCATGGGGAATTTGATCATCCTTCTAGCTGTTGCTCTCGACAACAATCTTAAAACTCCCATGTATTTTTTCTTGGCCAACTTGTCACTGACAGACATTTGCTTTATCTCAACCACAGTCCCAAAATCTATAGCTACTTTTGTGGCAAACAACAGACTGATTTCTTTTGCTGGATGTGTAGCCCAGGTTTTCCTAGTTATCACCTTTACAGGATCGGAGTCTACTTTGCTAACAATCATGGCTTATGACCGCTATGTTGCAATTTGCAAACCTCTGCAATATAATGTAATCATGAATAGAGCTGTGTGCATCCAAATGGCAGCAGCTTCTTGGGTAAGCAACTTGGTTCATGCTGCATTGCATACCAGTATGACTTTTTATTTAAATTTCTGTGGGTCCAATTATATTCAACAATACTTCTGTAACATTCCTCAATTAGAAAAGATTTCTTGCTCTGATACCAGAATTCACCAAATTCTGATTTTTGCCCTTGGCATGATTCTGGACTCATTTATTGCTGGATCCATCTTTGTTTCCTATGGTTACATCTTATCTGCTGTGCTAAGGATTCCGTCAGCTCAAGGAAGGTATAAAGCTTTCTCAACCTGCACTCCCCACTTACTGGTCTTTTCTCTATTTATGGTTACTGCTGTGTTTTCCTACATGAGACCTAAATCACTTTCCTCCCTCACAGTAGACCTTGTTTCTGctgttttatatactgttttgCCTCCAGTTCTGAATCCCCTCATTTATAGCTTCAGGAACAAAGATATCCAAGGAGCTATATGGAGAATGCAAAGGAAATTTAAAAATCTGCTGTGA